TAGTCCTATTTTTGCCGTGTCTCAAAAATCAGGGTTAgggttaaaaaaattgatacatGGTTAAGAGTTAAGATTAACCATGTTAGGTTAGCCCATTTTAACATAACGAAATATGCCTATAATGAATAAAATCATGTGATGCATGATCTCGTTGAAATACATATCTGCCGTTTGTTTCATGCCTCCGGATCTTTTTGAAGTTCTTATTTGTAAATACTTATATCTATTGAAATAGACTCCAGGTTCATAGTAATAAAAGTTTAACGTCTTACattaaaagaaaaggagaaaaacgCACTCAATGAAAGCTTAACCGGGGGAGGCGATATTAGTAATTACAAATAACTAAACTACGTACGAGATATATCATTATTAGATGATTATTGCATCATTAGTCAGCAGCGAAacataagagagagagataaagatgGCGAAAGGGAGTTTAATCCGGTGAGACGCCTGCGTAGGAGTTTAAACATAACTTGAGAGAAGCACAAGAGCCTCTACCATAATAATCACGACCGTCCGATTGTCCGTACTTCAAAAAGGCACCACCACCGCCGTTGATGTTATCCTCACCGTGCATAGGGAAGAGGGAAAGTGTACGACTATGTTCCAGATAAGCATCGCCaccatattcttcttcttcatgatctTCCAGTCCAGACAGAGGCTTTGGTCTATCGAAGAAGTTGTAAGCTGGAGCTGAGTAATGATGATTATGATCCATGTTTGTCCATCCTCCACTTACGTTGTTGTAGCTCACTGAATAATCTTGTTCCTTCATCAAAAAAATCAAGTTTCACTAAATGTaaatagaatttatatattCAGATATGCAGgatatttttgaattaaatgACTTAAAACAGTTTCAGACGTACCATAGATCCATAGAGATGGCTACTCATGTAGCCATTAGAAGAAGCATTAAGAGCACCATATTCAGCGCCTGAACTTGCATGATTTAAATTCCcttcaaacatatatatacggTTTTGtaagaataaattaatatgtatgtatatgtttCCACACCGTCTACTTAATATGTAGagaaattgtaaaaacataaaataggcTATTTTCTACAAAACCCAGATCcctaatatttttatcaatcgCAACACGTGAAGCTAGTTTCCATGACACAACAAAGAAACCGTTCTCCAGATCAAATCTGGTTTTCCCAAATCAAGATCCATAACTTCACACATACgtcattatatatacatatatctatCAAAAGTATACAGATATCTatcaaaatatatcatatatacatgaaaatctattttggtttagtttttttttacggCTGGTTTAGGTTCttattcttctttgttttgctaTCTACATGTAATAGCTCGGGTGTAAATTTATCTACACTTGGAAAATCAACTGAATAAATTCATTGAAAAATAACATTTCAAGAATTTTGTAATAAACTTTATGTATACGTAATTACATATACATATGTATCATGACTcatttatacatatatgtaacaTGTAAATCTTCTTAGGTTCCTGCATTTTATTTGCTTATTCATATAATAGCTAGTGGTGTAAATGATTCATAGTACGTAGTGTAAACTGAAAAGACATCAAAgtcagaaaaaaaataacacatAGATAAAGAAATTAGTCACCGTTCTGAAAGTTGGGATAAGATATGTTCTGATGAAGGAGATGATTTTCTTGGTCAAGCTTAATATTGACCGAAGCAGGCCTATGCATGGTAACACCATGATGATGGTGCTGAAGAAGAGGATGATGGTTATGATGATAATGGTCGTTGGCCATCATAACCGAGTTGGGGGATGAAGTTGTTGGTGTGGTCATGGTTGTGCCGTTGAATCTCTTCTTCTGTCGCTCGCGAGCCTTATGGTTCTGGAACCAGTAAAAGACGTTCTTACCCTCGATCTTTCCGTACTGTCTCAGCCGTGCAGAGATCTTCTGGATCTGGTCGGCTGTTGGTGACCGAACTCCGTTGTTGTAGTAGAGATCTTTGAGGATTCTGATCTGCTCCGTCGTTGGTGTCCATCTTGTGCTCGTTTGGCGACATGGGTAACCACCAGAGCCGGACTTATTGTTGTTACCGCTCTCTTGGTCGGTTtgttgatggtgatggtgatgatgtTGCGGTTGCTCCATTTCAAGATCAAGATGAAGAATAGATCGGAAGAATACAGtgatctagagagagagagtgaactTTTACTTTACCAAGAAAAGAACTTAAGCAAAAGAGATTTTAGGTTTTGTATGTGGGGGAGATATAGAAAATAGTGTGGAAGGTGTTGAGTTATATATACACAGATGGGGACCAAATAGAAGCTTTGCAAAATTTAGAAAACCAGTTATTCAATATTATTCTTTTAAGCTTGAAAATTTGATTTCTCACACTAAAATCAGTTATTCAAGTATTAATATGGTATAATGAAAAGTTGGTGActatgtgtttcaaaaaaacagtgtttcaaaaaaaaaaaaaaagttggtgaCTATATAAGATTTTCTATCACTAACATATATGACCTAAAAAATTTGTATATGTAAGAAAAAAGTGTGATACAAAAGTGAGTAGATGACAGAATATGTTCATTTGGATTAAAGTtcgaataaaattttatatttagaaagaagattgtttaataaatagtttttttatttactaaacATTACTTTGATCAGCATGATCAGAGTTGATCAGAGTTAATTACTTAGTACTATTAAGCAGGATAAGCTGAAGGTATGTAGTTAGAATTTTGTATTTTCTCGTATTATTTGTAAAGAATTAATtatattctttatataataaaagaacTGGAACTACTCTTGGGGAATTTAATTGATTTAGTGAAAATAAATgcttgttttataaatattgtggGGATCGAATCAGAGGATATCTGGTGGAGAAGGATTGAAAGGGACAGAGAAGTTAGAAATAAACATGAAAAAGGAAAGGGACAAATGAGGAAATAAGAAAGGTGAGGGCATCATCGGTATTTACATAGACGAAAAACAAActcaattctttcttttttcaatGTCTCTGCCTCTTCTAATTATTACTTCACCAGCTTTAAGTGTTATGTATCTATTGTATACGTATGAAAGATATTTTTCCATACAAACacatttaaataaacaaaagttaTCGTAGGATGGgacgatttttatttttatttttggagtaTGAATGATAAAGTGATGAATTCTGTTTGATAATTCGTTAGGGTAGTTATTTCTCCACTGTTTAAGTTTGATCGTGTCTCCATATATGGTCATGATAACAAGCAAAATTTCGAGCTTTAGTTTCTTACTACGTTTGAAgaagatttttgttatttaaaaaaaatataaatttttgttgtggaactttaaatatgaaattttgagtAGTAAAACTTCACAAATGTcactatttaaaatttcaaatttgaagtttcaaatttttatttgcatttggTCTTTACAATTACTTATTacatttgtgatttttaaatattttgtcgtTTTATATTCTTAATCCTTAACAAATTATaactcataaatatttcaaatttgcttttataaatttaaattttacaaataaaattaaattaaaaaataatttaaaaatttaaaactatatttagaaaaacaatattgcaaaagaaacttaacaaacgcaataattaattatatgtaggagtattaagaaaatagttttatagaaaaatgtgatattttacttgtaaatatttaactatgtatttctatataaaatttatttttagtgtAACTATTAATCAATATtgctatattattttttatatgtgctatttatttataaagttttatgaatttaaattaattataataaatataagaaccatagcataaaatataaatatttttgaaattaagtttgaagttttgattttggaaaaaaactatctttaaacctcaaatatgaagttttgcaaatttaaaaatagagtGTTGTTTTAGAAATGCTCTTAGTCTACCGGTTTgactaaaaatttattaatgatCCTACACTAGAATGTCTAGGattcaaaccctaaaaaaaGCAAAACTATGTATatcatggaaaaaaaaattacaagacaTCTTAGCATTGTGCAAGGAATATTGTTTGGCGTGGATGTTAAAAGTCGGCTGAAAATGGTATAATCAAACGTGAATTCTCATAtgagatatatttttatatattgtaatatcataattaacTAGATGCTAAATGAGTTTTGTTTTTCAGACTTAATCACAGATCttcgatttaaaaaaatatgaatgatTAAAGATCAAGACTATATAATGATCAATGACAACCATCATGTGAACAATTAACGAAATCACCATAGTGAAAATAGTTGTTTTGtacaaaatgtaaaacaaacatATCACTAGACAATAGCTATACTATTGGTTGTATATGTACCGCTGATCTTTTCAATAGATTATTATCTATCAAATATAGTGTGTAGAACAAAGTGTGACTGATGTAGTTATGAAAATGTTAAGTATTCCATCCCCCGTAGTAATTCAAGCATACACTATAttaacaatttatatttttcgttAAAGTTTCAAGAGATTTGTTTCAGTATAGGTTGTTGGTTAATGAATATGACCTTTTCAGTTGAAAAGGAACAATACCCAACTCTCATACAATCTCACTGTTCTACCAAATAGCAATTTGATTATAAAAGATACTGGGAGATTTTTTGGTTAAAGTAAAAGTTGACGAATTATTCGATTTTCATATGAGCTAAAAGTTCTATGGGAAACGGGATCTAAAGTCTAAAGATACGGTCGACTAGAATTCgctcatataaaattaaaatttagaaatcgGATCTCAAAAGTTGCTAGGctagatatatagtatagttGTTTGTATAGATCCCATGATTTCTCGGATTCACGAGCAATATACAGAACGTGCAAAGAAATACCATATGAACAACCAAACTGTTAGACCAGTTAAATAACTATTACTTTGAAAATGAGATTGCATATCGAAGTTTTAGAATCTTTTAGGGAGTTGCCTAACCAAACTAACTGATCCTACATAAACCCGGTTAATGAAAAATTCCGCTCCTTTCTGTTTGAGtagttaaatttatattgtGGACTAATGAAATACATCATACATTATAAGTCATGACTAATCATGTATTATAGCGACCTTTTGCAAGAGATTTGTATAAATTACAAACATATTTTAACAGTCACTTAAACGAGTTTTATACGATTTCTGAACTTTCTTACGAATAATTAAACAGTTCAACGAACTACGCAATATACTAAGTTATTAACTCTATATGGATTGTGAATATCACGTTGAAAATGttgttattaataattatacatgCATATGCAGTATATATCTACACAAGCAACTACATATATCCTATGAGTGCGTACGGTAACGAGCATGCTGTGAGAAACAGAGGATCTTAAATTGCGCATCACGATCTCTGTTATTGTCGTAAAGTGCTGTTGAAGAGGCAGGAGGGCTAAAGACTCAGAGCTTTTGTAACTCATGTCTACGTGGCCCCTAAAACCCACTTGCAGAGATTTCATTTTCATTAGGGCATCATTAGTTTTGTTTGTACTTTTGCCCTAATTTCatgaaaacatttataataatcttttgttaaaaattaattatttgatttccCGGAAATTAATGGGAAGATATATAGGGTTTGGAACATGCATGGCCCCTCTACGGTCCGAGCTTTATATTCAGTCTGTCATATGTTATTCGCTGTTTACACTTTACCTTACACTGTTTATATTTAGTGCATTTATTGAAACTTTAATTAGCTCGACGTACCATTAGGCTTCCAATGTTACAAACCGACCCGCCATGCATCGCATTTAAgaataacaaaaatctctacatataccatatatctatacgtttttataattgttaaaaccGCACTGCAGTTAAACCGCTTGTCCTGCACCACTCAAATCGCAGTTACTATTCGGAGCCTTAGTCTCAGTTGGTGTGTATTGATTTTCAGTAATTCATGACTTGCTTATCACGCTTTTAAAATGTATACATACACTCTACAAAATTTTATCTATCGCTTCATATTCAATGTTCTGTTTACATTTACATCCTGAGATACAAAAATATAACTAGATCTAAACTAGTATTAATTATatcctaattttaaaataacattttttgaaatataacaaaataataagaagtATAAGTATTATATGAACTCAAACTAccataattaaacatatatacgTGATAAATACAGAGTACATTTCTGCGTTCGTATATCAAGTGgggttttttcttaaaattatatcaagtggagtttgcttacttatgttttataaatatttaagaaaaacacGTTTTACAAAAGAATCATCACTAGTTATATTTAGAGTTTAACTTGAGTAATTGGATGATAGAGTAAAACAATTatcttaagcaaaaaaaaaaaaaaacttgagtaATTcggattattttttgtttgtactGCATTTACTTTTCTTTGTGaaatcattaattaatttaatacgGTAATTTGTTGTATGCGTACAACATGATTCTATAGAATTCATGATCGGTCTAGAATATATAGCAGCGAGAAGAGCTAAAATgaatgttttcaaaaataaaattaaaaaagagtGAAAGATAGAGATACATAGAAAGAGAGAGTGGCGGAAGGAATTTCACTGTCGAATAAAGAGCACGCTCTTCGATAACGTAAATGCaatataaacaataaatgaAGTGAATTCATGAGAGTTAGTTcaggatcatcatcatcatatatctCTATTCAAACACACACCCCGTACTACATAtggaagaatcaatgatgatatGCTTTTACATGCATATATATGCTTAGACATGGTTTAAAAGATGGAATATTACATCATATAAACAAGTATGTCTCTAGTTATAAGCTTCTTGTTTTGGATAGGGAAGTACCTTTCACCCACAACTGCACCAATTACATTGGTGGTTGAGACTATTTATTATCGCTCTCTCAATGTCTCTCTACCGCTTTATTGATTATACGGACTCAGAAATGTTCATAGAATATTCAACCCACATGACGTTCCATACACCTCGTGATGTATAGTGGTACATAATTCACATAAagtagaactgtgtttcctaTCAATTTAACCTATTTGTTTTCTGAACGAATTCTACATAATTGCTCTTGAACTAATTCTGCAAAATTGCGTAACAAAAGAAATCTCCTTTtaataggatatatatatatgcatatatatgtaCCACTAACACTAGTGACTTTCTACATCTAGTATCCACGAGTAAGACTAGTATTTAACACTGGCTAAGCAAAAGTTTTAGTAATCTTTTTTGGTGTTATAACACGAAAGACAGAATTTATTTAGGAAAGGGGACAAGG
The nucleotide sequence above comes from Brassica napus cultivar Da-Ae chromosome A9, Da-Ae, whole genome shotgun sequence. Encoded proteins:
- the LOC125577785 gene encoding protein WUSCHEL-like, with product MEQPQHHHHHHQQTDQESGNNNKSGSGGYPCRQTSTRWTPTTEQIRILKDLYYNNGVRSPTADQIQKISARLRQYGKIEGKNVFYWFQNHKARERQKKRFNGTTMTTPTTSSPNSVMMANDHYHHNHHPLLQHHHHGVTMHRPASVNIKLDQENHLLHQNISYPNFQNGNLNHASSGAEYGALNASSNGYMSSHLYGSMEQDYSVSYNNVSGGWTNMDHNHHYSAPAYNFFDRPKPLSGLEDHEEEEYGGDAYLEHSRTLSLFPMHGEDNINGGGGAFLKYGQSDGRDYYGRGSCASLKLCLNSYAGVSPD